The genomic segment ACGCATCGTGGGCGGGACCCCTGCGGTTCAGAGGGCCTGGCCCTGGCAGGTCAGCCTGCAGTACTACGGCCAACATTTCTGCGGTGGCACCATCATCGGCAAATACTGGATCCTGACGGCCGCCCACTGTTTCCCATCCGagttaatattatttattttttatttatacaaaTTTTCTCCTTATTCTTACTATTATTATAGGTTTAATTGAAGGACAAACAAAACAACCTGTATGCGCTAGCAACTATAACATAGTTACTCATAATGTGAGTTCTTGACAACTTCTGGTAGACCTTTATTTAAATTTAGGGGCGGGGCTATTTTCTGTTCAGATATTGGTTCTCTTGCTAAAGCCACTCCCACTCGCTATGATCAGATTGGGTGGGGGGCGATAGCCAGAGTGTTTGGTTTACTACCTCCATGAGTTACCACGAGTAACCAACCAATAGCAGGCCATTTGATTGGTATTAACTATTTATTCTAGGTTTTACAAACCAAAGCATCGTAGTCTTGATTTAGACCAGGAGCAATCTGTCCACAGCCCTACTATATAACGCACGACATTACTTTTCATCCAAAATAATTGGCTTAAGAGTTTTTTCAAAACTCTTGTAAATGTGCTGCAAAGTGCTTAACATATTGAAACAAAAGACACTTTGGGTAAAAGTATGTCAATGAATTAAGCTCAATATATGCCTCCCCAACCCACTCCTTGTTTTTCATAATCCAAAAGGCCGTCTGATACATCTATATTGCGTGTCGACTACGGGGGCGTTCGCCTGAGTTGGATGGTTTCCAGTGCGTCAGTGCGAAGAATCATCGTCCACGAGGACTACAACATCGAGCCCCAGGCCAACGACGTGGCTCTCCTGAGGCTCAGACGACCTCTGACCTTCACCCGTAAGACACGCCCCCCTCCCCGAGTCAGCCCCCGTACCCCCGGTGGTGTGGGGGCCCCGATGAAGACAGAAACTaaccaatgtttttttatttcctttttttcctttccACCCCAGAGGATGTGAGGCCGGCATGTTTGCCCAACGTCGGCGTGAACCTGAACCCAGAGCGAAACGCCTGGACCACCGGTTGGGGAACTCTGAGCTCTGGAGGTGATCCAAAAACagcaacatctctctctccctccctctccccctctctctctcactccctccctctctcactcccaccctatctcattacccctctctctctctccctctcttttaatATTTCATAAAGGGAATGGCAGTACACTACATAGCTTGTCTCTTGATTGTATTGAAAGCAGTTCATACTCAGTCCATCCAATAATAGTAAATATTCCCACCCAGGGGTCAGCCCGGATGAGTTGATGCAGGCCGAGGTGACCATTTACAGCAGAGACAGGTGCAACCAACGGCACATATTGGACCAACGGGTGACTGAAACCATGATCTGTGCTGGAAAGTTGGCTGGAGGAGTGGATTCATGTCAGGTTGGTCGGAATTGTCCCTTTcctatacttttatttttattctttgccttcacctcttcttcctcctcctcctcctatgtaTCCTTCTtctttcctccttcttctcttcctccttcacttgttccttctccttcctctgctcctcctcctccttctcctgctcctcctactTCTTCTCCaatcctcctccttcatctgcTCCTCCTActtcttctcctttcctcctccttttcctcctctccttcttctcttcctacttcttcttcctcctcctcctcctttttcttcctctccttcttctcttcctaCTTCTTTttcctccacctcatcctccttccccttcttcccctctccttctcttcctctgtcaTATCTCTTGTCATGTCTGTATCTCTTTTGATGAAGACAGCCACCGGCATCCACCACATCTATCGTTTGaagcacctctctctctctctctctctctctctctctctctctctctctctctctctctctctctctctctctctctctctctctctctctctctctctctctctctctctctctctctctctctctctctctctctctctctctctctctctctctctctctctctctctctctctctagagagaACCGAGACACCTGTAAAACATCTGTTTGGGTTTCCTCCAGGGGGACAGTGGGGGACCACTGGTGGCCAAGGAAGGTGGTGTGTGGTGGCTGGTTGGGGACACCAGCTGGGGCGTTGAATGTGCCTTACGGAACAAACCAGGGGTCTACGGCAACGTGACCTACTTCTCGGACTGGATCCATAAGCAAATGCAGGTATGTAAAGACATAATAAGGATGATGATCATTTGGATCGTGTTAAAGGTATGATATGTAATTCCTTCTGTCAGTCTCTAAATTAAGACAATAACAAAAGTCGTCGTAGTTTGATGACCTCATTAAGTAGTGTGGGAGTAGTCTGCTTCACCACAATGCCGGTGGCAATCTATCGGACGTGACTCAGGCCGAAATCATGTTCACGGACGAGTTCATGTGTTAAAGTGGTATTCACTTTACGTTTGGTCACTTTCATTCACGTAACTAATGTCATTTCATTATAATGAAACAGCCTTGCAGCTATTCCCCTAACATACCATTAACTTGCTAATTTACCATAAATGAGTCGACTACCATAACAAATGAGGATAATGTAATGATGAATATCCAAGAGCTGATATTCATGGTCAAAACAATCATGCTAAAATATCTTTGTGAGCAAGGTAATTGTCGCTGTAACTTTAGACTATTGCCGCGCCCATAGAGTTTCCCAAGCAATTAGATTCTGGATATTCAACAGATAGTCATACTCTTAATAACAGGCACTAAAGGCGTTATCACAGGTATGAGtcctgtgtgtttatgggtcTATACCTGCCTAGCAGACAGGTTAGGAAGCAGAATTCCTCTCCATATCGAGCCATCGTTTGGTCAATATTTGTACACTGATTACGAAACACTGATACCCTTCCCTAAACAATAGACTACCTGAAGGGGAGCTCCGCCGTGGGTGTAACACACATAGACTGTGTATAACCTGTATACAGATGGAACTCAATAATCATAAACTGTTGAGCCTACAATACAATTTAAACTGACTTTCATGGTGTGTAGATTGGTGGAAACTATCGCACTATTTTTATACCCAACAAAAAGTGTTCCTTCCGTGCATGATCAAGTTTGTGTGGGGAGTGAAGGTTCTGTTCACTGACCGTTGTCATTGTTCTGGCGTGCAGCTCTACAATTAAATACGATTTTACCAAATTTTAAATAGTAAAAAATAGTCAAGGTAATGGAAACACTATCGATCGCAAATGGCGTCATTATCTCTGAAgaatagaaaatatatattttaaatgacCCGCCCAGGTAAAATCTTAATGGAAAAAACTGCATTAGCCTGGTGGCGGGCAGGCATGAGCCACTAGTCATCATAGTAAGCTAGATCGATATTGAATATCATATCAATAAATGTTGTCTCCACTGGATTACCGTTGCCCTGAAAGTTAGGGGATGAGGTCAATATGAAGCCATGTAACGGAGTGTTACCTTGAACAAAACAGGGTTTCAACTGGGTTTCAACATtgttggagaacatttggataATAAGTACACAAATCAACAAAATATATAACATAGGTCAAGTCATTTAGACACCAATGAAGATGTTATCAACGGTCAATTTAATTGAAAGTGTAGGTTAAGGATGTTGATGGATATGTTATTGTTACTAATTGTTAACTTTGCAGACTACTAAGATTTGCCTTGTTTTCTATTTTAACAGCTGGACTTTTGAAATCTCTTCATGATATATTTGAGGACATGTTGGTTtcgtttgattattttaattattagaTTTCATCAATATACAGCATTTTAGATGATTTATTTTTGATATGGCAAAGGGACTGTGTACATTGATTGAAATTTGTGTTTATTCTTAAACAGATAGATATTTTATatcgtttttgtttgtgttttgctaCTGGTTATTCAACTTTTATGCAGCATGCATATGATGGACACAGGCATGACAGAACTTGAAAACAGACACATTCTTACTATAGTTAATGTACTGTTGATGTGATAGCACTTTTATCCAGCCAGAATGTCTTTTTCCAAGTTTCAAATGAATTAGCTTTTTCTTTAAAGACAAAATGTGTAAGAATAAGTTATTCAACAAGCTCAATGACAATGTTCTGTCCACTCTAACTGGCTGTGCAGCTGTGTGACGCAAGTTAGGGTAGCTCGGCTGGCTGGATGGCGTGAGTGGAGAGGATGTTGATGTAAGAATGAAAACAAAGTCTGAATTTGGATGTGATTTAGTGATAATATTATTGAAATCACTATGGATCAGACTATGAATCCAGGTCATTTCAAACAGCAAGCTAATTGAAATGCGACACATAGTGACTTTAAGTAGATTTTCAACACTCACTTTAAACAGAACAATATAGAAACAATTTATACTTGTATAtagggttatatatatatataaatatatttataaatgtaaatgtgcccatttgttttggttTCATATTAACCAGAGCAACACATCGTTCAATGATTACTTGATATTTATGTAGAAAGATTCATATTAGTTACATACAACAAACAGATCTATCATAGGCTACTTAGCCCAATTACTTGAAGAAGTTAACTGTTTTTATTTCCACAATGAATCAAGAGTTAATGTTTGCAATTGTTTTGGGGATGAACTATACAAAATGATATAGCACATGATGTCTATCAAGTGCCTGTAACTCCTAATCAAGTGCCTACTTTGTGTATCGCAATACCATAAATGATGGTTATTCATGTCAAATAATTAAATGTTTACAAGaataaagatttttttaaaaaacacttAGTCTTCAACTGTTTCGTTGCCAACTTTCAATATCTCATGTGTAGTTATCCGAGGCAGTTTAATATTTTCTTCACCAATTTGCCACTTTGAATTCGTAATTTTCCTGGCCAAAACAACAAGTTGCTTTTATGTACTTTCATATTACTTACGCCATCCTCTCACAATttgagtctctctctttcactgctctctcactcctctccataATTTTTCTACACCACCTTTATTTCGATTTTCTATTCTCTTCATCATTTTTGTACACCCACTTTTTCTGAAAATGTTATTCTCTCCATTTTCTACACCTCCTTTTTCCCAAAAATATATTCCCTCCATTACTTTTTCTATGCATATTTTTTTCGCatttttttattctctccatcatttactatgcctccttttaaaaaataatctctCCTTCATTTTCTATGCCTCCTTTTGCCCAAAAATATAGTCTCCCCTTCATTTTTTTAATGCCTCCTTTTTCTAGATTTTTTATTCTTTCCATATTTTTTCTACAGTTCCTTTTACTCGAttttttattctctccatcattttCTCTACCTCCTCTTTCTCGTGACGCCTCGTTACGTTTCCCCTGATGTGCTTGAAAATAACCCAGAGTCTGCAGGCCAGCCAACTGCAGTTCACGCATTATATTCAATAGatgtgttttctattttttacaGTCAAACACTTTTGATGGATCAATTGTAAAGTAAAAATATTATGACAAGTTATGGTAATCGTCGGATGTTATCCACCTTGTGGTTGGATAGGCTTATAGTCAGAGTTGAAAAGTAGTAGTCTtacgaaacaaaaaaaatcaaacgTTTGACTCCACCCACATTGAGCACAGCCTCCCAAGTAGGCTACCAAGTACCCCTGACTGGCTTCTCCAGCCTCCAATACCTACTTTTTCAGGCTTTCCGATTCATTTCAGGTCAGAAACGTCCAGAAACTAGTAGGGCGATATTGTCATTAAAGAAGAAAGAAGGTAAGGTCTTTTGCTGTTTGACACATAAACCATGCAAGTAAGTGAGTCTCAAAatgcttaaaggggacctataatgctttttcgacttttatgacctataaacgttgttataatgattgatagtcatctttaaccatgcacaaaaaacgatgtagattttcgggaaactcttcctctcatctgggcgctttcagcattctctgtcaacgctcggtttcgtccttctccgcccccctcctgccaacccaactccgttgtgattggttaccttccttgaagcgcgcgcgcgcgggcagatttgaccaggcatatgggggcgtggcaggagtgcctctactgtacgtagatgatttcctggaaatgtgaacaagtgaatgcaAACGTTGGCTCttcacagccaccccagactgtcagcagggaatacgtcgaaatgcactttagtatggttaaacatgactatcaatcattataacaacgtttataggtcataaaagtcgaaaaagcataataggtcccctttaatataTTTAGTAATATTCATACCGTGGTGTATTTACTTTTTTGATACATTAAAAACGTGCAGTCaggggtaggcctacttgacTTGGTTAGCTTCGTTCAATTAAGTAATTGAGCTTAACCTTTTCATAATAATTGTTAACAAATGTGTCAGATGCAGCTGAAATGTTAGGTGTCTGTCCTCAAGTGTTTATATTGCAAAATGCTTGATATaattaaaataagaataaatagGTCCCCAAGTTTGTTTACCTTATCGGTTATTCTTATTATTTGCTTTCAATTAATAGCCGACCTAGGCCTAATTGTATAATTTAACATTCAACTATTCTATTCAGTGTAATACTCAATGGCGAGAGCCCTGAAATACAGATGCACAGCAGAGTTCTTTATCACTGCCCCTTCTGTACATATTAAAGGGCCAAAATGTATGGTCGTCAACCATATTAAAAGGGCCAAAAGAAAATGCCTCGGTTAAATACAGaggtacattattattattaatattatatatatttgataccaTTTTAAATACACTATTTAAAATGTGTCCACAATGAGAGCAGTTTTTattaattgtattgtattgtataacTTGTCTATGTTTTCTTTCAGAGTTCACGATCATAAAGTGTGATTTAGGTTGCAGGAAGACTACGCACTTTCATTGTTGTAATTGCGCAATTACAGTTATAAACAGGACGCAGCTCTTAAAGCACCTGGCATCTCTTGAGACTGCACTGGTCCCTCCAGACACCCCAGTGGTCCCTCCAGTCACCCCAGTGGTCCCTCCAGTCACCCCAGTGGCCCTTCCAGTCCCCCCATGGCCCCTCCATGCACCCTAGTGGTCCCTCCAGTCACCCCAGTGGTCACTCCAATGCTTACTCCATGGCTGATCTATTGCACTACTTCTTTCATCATTCCATTGAATTAGCCTTCTCGACATTATAGACAACAATCTGTATTATTTCCAGACAAAAATGAAGACCAGATAGGGAAGAAACTGGGACCTAGGAAACTGGTATGTAGTATGTGTGTAATTCCGGAGGTTGTTAA from the Gadus macrocephalus chromosome 7, ASM3116895v1 genome contains:
- the tmprss2 gene encoding transmembrane protease serine 2 isoform X2 produces the protein MDSTQPTAPHHDNAGYRDDNDRPPSYNQSQGLYPTVPQWSPQPVVMTSTSVPEPVRRIEPKSNRKYVFCGLVAFALIVLVGGVLIWYFAFYQRGLSCESAIDLKASQWCDGVRDCMGGEDESNCLRLHGTDFVLQSFSATSRTWRPVCAERWRDDLGRASCKQIGYSSTEFVSSTQTGAGSLGTGGYSKLKLGFYQPGDQIHSYLRDSQTCNSNKVVSLRCIACGDSETGPSARIVGGTPAVQRAWPWQVSLQYYGQHFCGGTIIGKYWILTAAHCFPSEPSDTSILRVDYGGVRLSWMVSSASVRRIIVHEDYNIEPQANDVALLRLRRPLTFTQDVRPACLPNVGVNLNPERNAWTTGWGTLSSGGVSPDELMQAEVTIYSRDRCNQRHILDQRVTETMICAGKLAGGVDSCQGDSGGPLVAKEGGVWWLVGDTSWGVECALRNKPGVYGNVTYFSDWIHKQMQSSRS
- the tmprss2 gene encoding transmembrane protease serine 2 isoform X3; the encoded protein is MDSTQPTAPHHDNAGYRDDNDRPPSYNQSQGLYPTVPQWSPQPVVMTSTSVPEPVRRIEPKSNRKYVFCGLVAFALIVLVGGVLIWYFAFYQRGLSCESAIDLKASQWCDGVRDCMGGEDESNCLRLHGTDFVLQSFSATSRTWRPVCAERWRDDLGRASCKQIGYSSTEFVSSTQTGAGSLGTGGYSKLKLGFYQPGDQIHSYLRDSQTCNSNKVVSLRCIACGDSETGPSARIVGGTPAVQRAWPWQVSLQYYGQHFCGGTIIGKYWILTAAHCFPSEPSDTSILRVDYGGVRLSWMVSSASVRRIIVHEDYNIEPQANDVALLRLRRPLTFTQDVRPACLPNVGVNLNPERNAWTTGWGTLSSGGVSPDELMQAEVTIYSRDRCNQRHILDQRVTETMICAGKLAGGVDSCQGDSGGPLVAKEGGVWWLVGDTSWGVECALRNKPGVYGNVTYFSDWIHKQMQLDF